The following are from one region of the Cetobacterium somerae genome:
- a CDS encoding MarR family winged helix-turn-helix transcriptional regulator produces MNKIKIPVLISRISKLQRKILNEKLKDFNLEASQGIILFKIKELGESTPKELIEMGIIEKPAISKTLAKLEKLGYIEKIPSLKDARSFSVRLAKNGEMIESCVNDFIEDLNNKFKMILNNNSLKELETLLVFLENESIKK; encoded by the coding sequence ATGAATAAAATTAAAATACCTGTTTTAATCTCAAGAATAAGTAAACTTCAAAGAAAAATTCTTAACGAAAAATTAAAAGATTTTAATTTAGAAGCTTCACAAGGTATAATTCTTTTTAAAATTAAAGAATTAGGAGAAAGTACTCCTAAAGAACTTATTGAAATGGGAATTATCGAAAAACCTGCTATTAGCAAAACTTTAGCGAAACTAGAAAAACTTGGATATATCGAAAAAATTCCCTCATTAAAAGATGCTCGAAGTTTCTCTGTTCGTTTAGCCAAAAACGGTGAAATGATTGAAAGCTGTGTTAACGACTTTATTGAAGATTTAAATAATAAATTTAAAATGATTTTAAATAATAACAGTTTAAAAGAATTAGAAACTTTACTTGTTTTTCTTGAAAATGAATCAATAAAAAAATAG